In the Campylobacter showae genome, one interval contains:
- a CDS encoding 4Fe-4S binding protein: MFSIVNMAKMKKVSRLTKIRRLVQLIFIGAIGQWAYYGIFRCPFIVPFVNCQSCPIVTCWGRIATVFFGFWLFIPVLVIFLGRAFCGWLCPGGFVNQMLGKFAIFKLKIRNKKLRFAQIGMVLAVLLSAGVYFIYGNPRVMIPIRTSDEYLNAVIMSFKFSDWYWAVRTAVVVALIAASLIVANLWCRFACPSGGIMELLRKISIFRVYKTSACDNCNACLRKCEMGTRPDEMNCTNCGDCMDVCHADAIKFGRKKD; this comes from the coding sequence ATGTTTAGTATAGTAAATATGGCAAAGATGAAAAAAGTCTCTAGGCTAACTAAAATTCGTCGCTTAGTGCAGCTGATTTTTATCGGCGCGATCGGGCAATGGGCGTATTACGGAATTTTTAGATGTCCTTTTATAGTGCCTTTCGTAAACTGCCAATCCTGTCCGATCGTCACGTGCTGGGGGCGGATCGCGACCGTATTTTTCGGATTTTGGCTGTTTATACCTGTGCTGGTTATTTTCCTTGGGCGCGCGTTTTGCGGCTGGCTTTGCCCGGGCGGATTCGTAAATCAAATGCTAGGTAAATTTGCTATTTTTAAGCTTAAAATTCGCAATAAAAAGCTTAGATTTGCGCAGATAGGCATGGTTCTAGCCGTTTTGCTTAGCGCGGGCGTGTATTTTATCTACGGAAACCCCCGAGTTATGATCCCTATTCGCACCAGCGACGAGTACCTAAACGCCGTTATCATGTCCTTTAAATTTTCCGACTGGTACTGGGCGGTTCGCACTGCCGTCGTCGTAGCCCTCATCGCCGCATCCTTGATCGTCGCAAATTTATGGTGCCGCTTCGCCTGTCCTAGCGGCGGCATAATGGAGCTGTTGCGTAAAATTTCAATATTTCGCGTTTATAAAACGAGCGCCTGCGATAACTGCAACGCCTGTTTGCGCAAATGCGAAATGGGCACGAGACCGGACGAGATGAACTGCACGAACTGCGGCGATTGTATGGATGTTTGCCACGCGGACGCCATAAAATTCGGAAGGAAAAAAGATTGA